aaatatatgtgtatatataaatatatatatatactatgtaaatatatgtgtatgctGGCTTGCGTGTTTGTTGGGATTTCACGTGTCAGCCTTTGGAGCGGAGTTGGTTTCCCTAGCGtcagcgccgcaggaggaaaACCTTGTGTTGgctgttttttcttttcaagCGAAACCGTGTCATTCGCCTTATATGCGGCTGCGCTCGGGTTGCGGCTCCGCGGTGTGTTGTGTCCGTTCTCGGAATCCCGTTTCTTTCTCCGTcacgcggcgtctctcttcgaTTTTTTCGTGTCTTGTTGGCGGCTCGTGCTGTGTGGGGGTCTGGCCCTGCAGAGACTGTCGCCCGTTGCTTCGAGCGCGGAAAACGTTTCAGAATGCGAGAAAACAATTGACACTTCAAAGGGAAACGAGCGagaaaagcggaaaaaagaCGTTTCTTCGCGCAGCACAAAGGCGACGGGACTCCGCGCGACAGGCACTGTGAAACCGTGGACAAGATGTGCCAAAAAGCGACAAAAACGGAATAAATTGAAAAAACAGTCCTCTTTGCTCTCTGAATACACTCCTCTCAACTCCCAAGCCTGAATTCCAAAGCGCCACACGAGAGGCTCGCTTTCATCGCTTTgcgccctctccccctcgccccgtttcttcctcgcgaACGCACACACTTCCTTCTTTCACGCCTTCTCTCAGCTTTCATCTCGGCGTGTTTCTCTGCTTCACGGCTCTCTGcggtcgcgcgtctcctttttGAATCGGTTTCTGAAGAAGGGCACTCCCACTGCAGAGAAGGACTGTCCGCCGAATGTTTGCGACtttgcgccgtcgccgtcctgcgTTCTTTCGTGCTTCCGCAGCAGATAGGCGTAGGGGTGTTTCTTCGGGCCCTGGAAGCAGGAAGACGAAGTCAGCCGCCCGGAAGAGCCCGCTTTCCGTTTCTTCACTtcgaagcgcgagagcgagagacctGAGAGCGACTCCACTTCGTAGTTGAGAGAAATCAAGTGCTGATTCCGCTCGAAGAGCGCCGTGAAGTTGCTCAAGTGCTTCACTTGACTCGGCTTCAAAAaccgacgcagcgccgcctcgtcctgcAGCAGAGCCTGAAGAGTGCAGATACAAGAACTCGCGAGAAAACCGAATTTTTCGCATTTTTGAGTATATACATGGATAGTTACACGagcgtctctgcttctgaGGTTTACCGTCGCCAGTCTGCGCAGGACGCTCTCAAAAGATACACAGACGCAAACGCACGCGCACGTacgtgcacatgcatgcacgaacacgtatatatacatattcaGTAATGTCTAGGAGCCGAGACGAAAACAGGAAGCTCTTCCGCGGAAGCAGCAGCCTTTCGTTTCGCTGTTTCCACTTTTCTTCTCACGTTTACGTTGCCGCCTGCCGTCGCGATGATCTTCTGGGCGGTAACGGGGCCAACGCCTTGACAGCCGGTCACGCCGTCCACGGTGTCGCCGGTGAGAGCCAAGTAGTCTCGAATCTGGTGCGCGGAAACGCCTGCCAGAAGAAATAGAGAAAGAGGAAATTGAAAcaggcgcggtcgcgcgtgtgcagcgccgcagctggctgctgagaggcagccgcaaattcagcggagaaaaagagttcgaggcgctgcggagaacgcgttctccgcgtctctgcgccagcgcggagaaggaagcaaTGGAAGAACAGagcgaaaaagagaaaaaacattGCTGACACAAGGAATTGCAAGTCGAGAAGGCCTCCCACACGGgagcgtcgctgcgccgcgaccactggaagaaagaaagacaCTCCGAGcgaaaggcgacgcaggcgggaAACCCGCGCACACATCTGCAGCTTGCGAGCTGGAatgagcgccttcgcggagTCGGACAGGCAGAAAACGAAGTCTGAGGAGACACATTTTGACAGCCTCCTCCGCTCACCGTATTCCATTTGTACCCAGTGGTGATCGACGAGCTGCATTTTCTTGTGGAGCTGCATGATGCGGATCTTCGGGAAGGGCTTTCgctccttcgcttcgccctccAGCGGGGACGTGCACGAAGCTCCCGAGGCACAGCCTGCGAcctcttcgctgccctcgccgccctccggtGCCCTCGGTTcgacagacggcgccgccgcagaggccgacgagggcggaggcgtcacggcggagggagacgcgaacGGATTCGCGACCGGCTCCATGTAGTTGTGCTGCAGCACCTGCAaaaggacgaagaggaaagaagagagacacaccaGACAGACTCGCACGCAGTTCGCATGCGGATCAGCTGCAGACTGGACGCCGCTCAGGCAGACAAAGAGAGACGTGAACAGATTGGGCCTGTGGGCGGGAAGGCGCGTGCACACACCTGAAGGAGATCTTTGTCTGCAGTCGCGACGACAATTTCATCGAAAATCAAGTCGGGCTCCTCTGCACCGCCTCgacccgcgcccgcgaggctctgcgcggctgcagcgcgcgaagtTTTACACGCGCGGCTAACCAACGTCGCGATCACGTCGTCGGCCTCCACGCCGGGTTCCGATAAAATGCCAATCTCTGAAAAGCAGCCTCGCGAAGAAagggagaggaaagcgaagTCGTGAAAGACACGCTTGCTCGCAtgcatctctctctcgctctaCTCGTCGCCTAAACCGCTCCGCTTGTCTCCCTGCTATACGCTTATATGCATGGATACAATCcatacaaacatatataaaaaataaatatatgtacatatacgtatactgatgcatgcgctcgcgctgGGCTCCGCTcagccgcgacgcggcgccgagaaagaggaaaagaagaacAACTTCGACGCGGAAAAGCCATTGCATGTGTAGGCACTCGCCTGCACCGACGCCGTTCACAAAGACACGGAAAAAAAGTGCATTTGCAACGACGTTTCTGtctcgcgagcgcgcgcctgctcgccggGATTCAAAGTCGCTTGTGCAACTTGGAGTCTCGTTTTCGCTCGCCACGTCTCCGGcaggcttcttcttctgcttcccgACAAAGctggctctctctgcacACTACTGCGCTCTGCTCGAGAAGAAACGACGCTTCCGCTGGCGCCAAGAAACCCGCCAAATGCGGGAAAAAACAGGGAAAACGGCTCACCCATTTGCtggcagaggcggaggatgACGCCGAACTGATTCGTGAGGCTGGGAGGCGTTTCTGAGCGGTGACCTTTGTAGCCGTCGAAAATCGCTTTCCGAgactcgcggctctcggGTCCGTCAAACACCACAACCAAGTGCGACGGATTTagcagcgcgcgccgaaTCTGAGGAAAAGACGCGGAATGGGGGGAAAAACAGACGATGAAGGAACGTGtgacgaagcagaagaccACGTGCGCCGAAATGGCGAAGAACTTTCgagagacggagagcggagagagaagattCCGAAAGAAACACGACAGAACGTCTCGCCGATCTTGTTTCTGTCCCACTAGCAGCCGCCACAGGCTATGCACGCGCGGCAAGCACCCAGCGAACTCGATATGAATacataaataaatatatatatccataaAATGTGAAAAATAAAGGAGACATCGTTTCCGGTTTCGTCgccctttctctttcttctttttgtGCGGGAGAGCTCGACAGACAAACCCGAAAGCAATTCTACAGCCACGGACGCCACGACAGGCTGCACATGCCCGTAATAACACACCTATAAAATGCAATAACGGGATAGCAGCCGCGTGGATGATATCATCACCTTTTTCTTGATTTCCTCTCCTCGAAACACGCGTCTGCCTCATACCGCGCGctccgaagaagacgccgcaggtggtctctctctcttgacTGCTCcaacatatatgcatatatatatgccctAAGCCCTATATGCATAGATGCAGATTACGCAAATGACAAAGTCGAGGCGGGGTCTGATTTTCTTTGAACTTTGTTTCAGCTTGACGTGTCGCGTGTCGTCTCTTACCGCGGCTAGCGAGCGGAAGAACCCGATGATGGCTTGGATGGgcacgccgcctccgtcgagGACTTCGGGCATGCCAAAGTGCGACCGGAAAGCCACGCAGGTGCCGTCGATGACGGCGAGgattttctttttctcgccttcttctcgcgcgcgcgaccccCCGTGTCggttcttcttcttctccttgtcctgcgcggcgcgctgacgaagacatgcgccgccgcccttgGGTTTTGTCttcccctgcgccgcctccgccttcagcgcctcgtcgctgcacGCCCTCCGCGCAGGAGACGACTCCCCTGTGGATTCGGTGACCCGCGCAGACTTcgcttcgctctcggcgcccttccgcgccttcgccttccgctcgcgcttcttcgcgcgggcgtgggcgtctccctccgccgcggcgtctgcttcgctcgcggcgcttgcggcgcgcgaagcagacgacggcggcggccgcagcggcgcagagaagggcgacgagagacactcggcggagaggaacgtggagggggggagcggcgtctccgcgcttgcggctgcggctgcatcAGGCCACGgcgggagcgccgccagccctGAAAGCGgctcttttttctcgcgcacgcgacgcggTTTTgaccgcagcggcagcgcggaggcagccgcagcggaaaaagaagagagaggagaagagaagccgcgcgaggaggtgGACAGCAAGGACGAACGggacgcgggagagagcggcgactCCACAGCGCGCGAAACGCAtccctccgcgcgagcgcggtcagaagaggaagaatgCCTTCGGCCGCAAAGCGCAAAAAAAACCGGcctcgaagaagagaggaaacccgcagcggcgcaagAAGACGGCACACAGGAGAGAcgggaagacgagagagcgaagggcgACTCAGG
This portion of the Besnoitia besnoiti strain Bb-Ger1 chromosome VII, whole genome shotgun sequence genome encodes:
- a CDS encoding 5'-3' exonuclease, N-terminal resolvase family domain-containing protein (encoded by transcript BESB_076270), with the protein product MKRFLLFLPIFLFSPSRILASTVAGIPPLLLLSSHGFLLAHGCTVASFRPTRSPTVTATSPLFSLCFSTRNESAPSRSRLLFSAPSSAACVASAPLPVSRPCLERLQLSTADEEEKHEEAACVEKTSAAVMPRLVSRTPAAAMLGGAKTLLRRQRQKNKSVPSFAEPPWLAAASKGQSAEDSLLLAASAHEPRRVLPPKARVSLLRCLSCPPDAETEEARRRSAVVDSASRSRRISEEADARASPSFLSPPGGPLCDAPRSPGVPESPFALSSSRLSCVPSSCAAAGFLSSSRPVFFALCGRRHSSSSDRARAEGCVSRAVESPLSPASRSSLLSTSSRGFSSPLSSFSAAAASALPLRSKPRRVREKKEPLSGLAALPPWPDAAAAASAETPLPPSTFLSAECLSSPFSAPLRPPPSSASRAASAASEADAAAEGDAHARAKKRERKAKARKGAESEAKSARVTESTGESSPARRACSDEALKAEAAQGKTKPKGGGACLRQRAAQDKEKKKNRHGGSRAREEGEKKKILAVIDGTCVAFRSHFGMPEVLDGGGVPIQAIIGFFRSLAAIRRALLNPSHLVVVFDGPESRESRKAIFDGYKGHRSETPPSLTNQFGVILRLCQQMEIGILSEPGVEADDVIATLVSRACKTSRAAAAQSLAGAGRGGAEEPDLIFDEIVVATADKDLLQVLQHNYMEPVANPFASPSAVTPPPSSASAAAPSVEPRAPEGGEGSEEVAGCASGASCTSPLEGEAKERKPFPKIRIMQLHKKMQLVDHHWVQMEYGVSAHQIRDYLALTGDTVDGVTGCQGVGPVTAQKIIATAGGNVNALLQDEAALRRFLKPSQVKHLSNFTALFERNQHLISLNYEVESLSGLSLSRFEVKKRKAGSSGRLTSSSCFQGPKKHPYAYLLRKHERTQDGDGAKSQTFGGQSFSAVGVPFFRNRFKKETRDRREP